The segment CGGACGCCGAGCCGGCCGATCCTGAGGCTTTGGCGGAGCAAATCGCCCAGGCTGAACGCGAGGCGGTCCTCAACAAGAGGGCCATGGACAAGCAGAAGCTCGCCGAGCGGAACAGCCGTCCTCCGGCTGCGGTCCGGGTGGAGCCTTCTGCGGCCAGTAACCTCGCGATGGTCACCCCTTTGGAATTCGTGAAGGTTCCGGGACTTGACCGTCCTGTCATGAAGCCGCCCAGCACCAGCTTTGTCCCGCTTGTAACGTCGCCTGGAGCCAAGTTGAAGCCTGGGCAGTCGGCGTCGGGCAAGCCACGCAGCCTGCGCGGCAGGGCAGGAGTCCTTGCCCGCGCGGAAGCTGCCGCGAAAGCGGCCGGTCGCCGTCCGGCGTCGGGCCCTGCACCCGAGGGGGAGGCGTTCGCTGAAGCGGCCGAACATCCGCCCGTTTCTGCAAGTTCGGCATACGGACTTGAACCGCTCGACGCCGCGACGGCAGGACTTGGGCGCGCGCAACGTGCCCGCCTCTTGGTCCTGGGACTCGTCGGAATCGGAGCCATCGCCCTCATTGCGGGCATCATCATGATCACCAGCGGACTGTCCCGCTGACCATAACGCTTTTGCCACCCAACAGGCTTCGTCCATTCTCGAAGCCGCATACAAGGAGTCCCGTGACTGCACATGAACAATCCGTCCTCTTGGCCCGCCATGCCGCCCGCGCGGCAGCGGACAAGCTGGCCGAGGACATCATCGCTCTGGACGTCAGCGAACGCCTGGCCCTGACCGACATTTTCCTGATCGCTTCTGCCCCGACTGAACGCCAGGTCAACGCCATTGTTGACGGCATTGAAGAGGAACTGCTCAAGCAGGATCTGCGCCCCGTGCGCCGCGAAGGGCGTTCCGAGGGCCGCTGGGTTCTGCTGGACTATGCCGACATTGTGGTGCACGTCCAGCACTCTGAAGACAGGGTGTTCTACGCGTTGGAACGCCTATGGAGAGACTGCCCGGTAGTTGATCTGGACCTCGGTGACGACGCTTCGGCGAAGGCTCCTGCCGTCGAGGAATCCTAGGCTCACAGCGGCAAGAGACCTGAATATGCCGGATTTGGAATTTTCAGAAACGCTGTTCTAAGATATTTGAGTTGCTTCGGAGGAATCCGAAATCGAGCATGGGTTTCAAAGCCTTTGCGAGGTTCATGAAGCAGCAAGAATATGGGGCTGTGGCGCAGCTGGTAGCGCACCTGCATGGCATGCAGGGGGTCAGGGGTTCGAGTCCCCTCAGCTCCACCCCGGAGGCCTTACTCGGAACGTGGATCAAGTTCACGTTCCGGGTAAGGCCTCATTTTTTGTGCCTACCTGAAGTCACGGGAGCTGGACTTCGCTACCAGGACCAAGGGTTCCAGCTTGTCTGCCACGAGGTTAGTGACGCCCTCCGGCGTGCGTTCGAGGAAACCGCGGACGATCAACGCGGATGATTCGCGGGCTACGCGGCGATACCTCTTCCAGAGGCCAACGCTGCAGATGACGTTGAGGATGCCGCTCTCGTCTTCCAGGTTGACGAAGGTAATTCCTTGAGCGGTCTGGGGCCGTTGGCGATGGGTCACGACGCCGGCCACTTCAACACGGGTGCCGGACTCGACCTGGGAGAGCCGTTCCACCTGCAGCACCCCTCTGGAATCCAGACTGCCGCGTGCGTGCCGCATCGGGTGGTCATCCGTGCTGATGCCGGTCGCCCACATATCGTAGGCCACATTTTCCAGGGGCGAGAGCTCTGGCAGCAACGGCGGTTGGACAGCCACGTGAGTCCCCGGCAATTGCCCTTTCCGCTCCAGCGCGGCATCGCCGGCCTGCCACAGGGCTTCGCGGCGGTTCATCCCCAGCGAATCGAGTGCGCCGGCCGACGCGAGTGCTTCCAGCTGGTCCGCGCTGAGACCCGCGCGGCGGGACAGGTCCGCCATGTCCCGGTACGGGCCATGTTCCTCCCGTTCAGCGACGATCCGCTTTGCCACTTCAGTCCCGATGGAGGTGACGCCGTCGAGCCCCAACCGCACGGTGTGTGAGCCATCCCGGCGGTGCAGGTGATCCGCGCGCGGAAGATCCTGCCGGAAGAGCCCGGTCTCCGGCTGGTGGAAGGCCAGGCAGGAATTCATGCCGCCCACCTGGCCCACTTCGGCCCCCGTAGACTCATCGAGCACTTCCAAGGTAGCTTCGGCAAGGGAACGGAGAACATCCGGGCGCAACACCTGGACCCCGTGCCTGCGGGCATCCGCCACCAGGGTTTGCGGGGAGTAGAAGCCCATGGGTTGTGCCCGAAGCAGGGCCGCGAGGAATGCGCCAGGGTAGTGCAGCTTCAGCCACGAGCTGGCATAGACCAGCACCGCGAAGCTCAAGGAGTGCGATTCCGCGAAACCGAAGTTGGCAAAGGCCTGGATCTTGGCATAGATGGCGTCGGCGTCGTCCTTGCTGATCCCGTTGGCTGCCATCCCCGCATAGAGTTTGGCCTCAAGCGACTCGATCTTCTCCCGGCCCCTCTTGGAGCCCATGGCACGGCGGAGCAGGTCCGCATCCTCGGCAGTGCAGCCACCCACGGCAACCGCCATCTGCATCAGCTGCTCCTGGAACAAGGGCACACCCAGTGTCCGCTCAAGGACCGGCTCCAGGAGGGGATGAAGATACGTGACTTTTTCCTGCCCTGCACGGCGGCGGATGTACGGGTGGACTGCGCCGCCCTGGACCGGTCCTGGCCGGATCAGCGCGATCTCGACCACCAGATCGTAGAACTTCCTGGGCTTCAGCCGCGGCAGCGTGCTGATCTGGGCCCGTGATTCCACCTGGAACACTCCGATCGAGTCGGCCCGGCAGAGCATGTCGTAGACGGCCGGTTCTTCCCGCGGGATGGTCTCGATTGTCCAACGTTCACCGAAATGCTTGTCGATCAAATCAAAGGAGTACTGCAGGGCGGCGAGCATGCCCAGGCCGAGTAGATCGAACTTGACCAGGCCCATCCATTCGCAATCGTCCTTGTCCCATTGCAAGACCGTGCGGTTTTCCATCCGTGCACGCTCGATGGGTACCACCTCGCCGACAGGCCGTTCGGTGAGGACCATTCCGCCGGAATGGATGCCCAGGTGCCGGGGGAAACCCAGGATCTGATCAGCAAGGTCCAGGACAGGGGCGGGGATGTTGTTGATCGTGCCTTCGCTGAGACCGCCCCAGTGATCCAGCCGCTTAGACCAGGCGTCCTGCTGGCCTTGGCTATAGCCGAGCGCCTTGGCTATATCGCGGACAGCGTTCTTCGGCCTGTAACTGATGACGTTCGCTACCTGGGCCGCGTTGAACCGTCCGTATTTGCGATAGACGTATTGGATGACTTCTTCCCGCCGGTCCGAGTCGAAATCGACGTCGATGTCCGGTTCTTCCTCGCGGAGGCTGGAGAGGAAGCGTTCGAAAGGAAGGTTGTAGAAGATACTGTCGACGGCGGTGATCCCCAGCGCGTAGCAGACGGCCGAGTTCGCCGCGGAACCCCGGCCTTGGCAGAGGATTCCACGGGAACGGGCAAACTGCACGATGTCGTGCACAATCAGGAAATAGCCAGGGAAGTTCTTCGCCTCGATCACTGCGAGTTCCTGCTCGATCCGGCGATGGACCCGATCGTCGGCGTCGGGGTACTTGTCCCTGACACCTTCTTCAACAAGTTGCCGGAGCCAGGTGATAAGGGTGTGCCCTGCAGGAACATCGAGCTTCGGGAGCTTCGGGCGGGCAGCCCGTAGCTGGAACGCAAGCTCGTCGGCGATCTCGACTGTCCGCTCAATCGCGCCCGGGTAGCGGGCGAACCGCACCGCCATCTCGGAACCGCTCCGTAGATGGGCGCCACTGTTTGCCGGCAGCCAGCCGTCCAGTTCCTCCAAGCTGCGGCGAGCCCGGACAGCCGCCATGGCCGTGGCCAGCGGGTATCCCTCCGGAGTGGCGTAATGTACGGCGTTGCTGGCGATGAAAGGTATGCCCGCACGGCCGGCAATACGGGCGAGGGCGTCGTTGTGACTGCTGTCGAGGGGATTCCCGTGATCGAAGAGTTCCACCACCACATTGCCCCGCCCGAATCGCTCGATCAGGGCATCCACTTCCCTCGCAGCCGCTTGCTCGCCGTCGCCCAGGAGGGCTCTCCGGACTGAGCTTTTGCGGCACCCTGTCAGCACCACGCAATGGTCCCTGAGAGAGTGCGCCAGCGCATCGAGGTCGTAGATGGGATGGCCCTTTTCGGCATCAGCCGCCAGATGTGCAGATGTCATCGCCCCTGCCAGCCGATGGTATCCCTCTTCCTTGCGGGCGAGGACCAGCAAGTGATCGCCTTCAGGATCAGCTTCGCCTTGCTGGGGTTTACTGAGTCCGAGCGAAAGCTCAGCGCCGAACACCGTCTTCAGCTCATAAGCTTCGGCCGCCTCCGCCATGCGCACGATCCCGTAGAAGCCGTCGTGATCGGTCAGCGCGAGGGCATGCAGGCCCAGCCGGACAGCTTCCTCCACCAATTTCTCGGGCGAGGAGGCACCGTCCAGGAAGCTGTAGTGCGAGTGGGCGTGCAGCTCTGCATAAGGCACGACGGCGGCACCCGCCCGCGATGCGACCCTTGCGGGATCGAGGGGGACCGGACGGTATGGCCCGCGTTTCCTTGACCAGGCGGGGCTGTCACCGCCGTCCCCTATGCTCTTCCCGGAGTCCGAGCCGCGCCGGTCCGACAGCGTGCGTTCGAACTCCGACCATGGGATTGACGGGTTGTTCCAAGCCATCTTTGTCTTCCTGCCTAAAGTTCAGTGCTCCTTCTGGCTGTTCAGTCGTAGCGGGCCTCTGCCCACCAGTTCTGCTCGTCCAGGAGAAGGAGCCAGGCCTCTCCATTTCCGTCCACAAGCTGGAATCGA is part of the Arthrobacter methylotrophus genome and harbors:
- a CDS encoding error-prone DNA polymerase, which produces MAWNNPSIPWSEFERTLSDRRGSDSGKSIGDGGDSPAWSRKRGPYRPVPLDPARVASRAGAAVVPYAELHAHSHYSFLDGASSPEKLVEEAVRLGLHALALTDHDGFYGIVRMAEAAEAYELKTVFGAELSLGLSKPQQGEADPEGDHLLVLARKEEGYHRLAGAMTSAHLAADAEKGHPIYDLDALAHSLRDHCVVLTGCRKSSVRRALLGDGEQAAAREVDALIERFGRGNVVVELFDHGNPLDSSHNDALARIAGRAGIPFIASNAVHYATPEGYPLATAMAAVRARRSLEELDGWLPANSGAHLRSGSEMAVRFARYPGAIERTVEIADELAFQLRAARPKLPKLDVPAGHTLITWLRQLVEEGVRDKYPDADDRVHRRIEQELAVIEAKNFPGYFLIVHDIVQFARSRGILCQGRGSAANSAVCYALGITAVDSIFYNLPFERFLSSLREEEPDIDVDFDSDRREEVIQYVYRKYGRFNAAQVANVISYRPKNAVRDIAKALGYSQGQQDAWSKRLDHWGGLSEGTINNIPAPVLDLADQILGFPRHLGIHSGGMVLTERPVGEVVPIERARMENRTVLQWDKDDCEWMGLVKFDLLGLGMLAALQYSFDLIDKHFGERWTIETIPREEPAVYDMLCRADSIGVFQVESRAQISTLPRLKPRKFYDLVVEIALIRPGPVQGGAVHPYIRRRAGQEKVTYLHPLLEPVLERTLGVPLFQEQLMQMAVAVGGCTAEDADLLRRAMGSKRGREKIESLEAKLYAGMAANGISKDDADAIYAKIQAFANFGFAESHSLSFAVLVYASSWLKLHYPGAFLAALLRAQPMGFYSPQTLVADARRHGVQVLRPDVLRSLAEATLEVLDESTGAEVGQVGGMNSCLAFHQPETGLFRQDLPRADHLHRRDGSHTVRLGLDGVTSIGTEVAKRIVAEREEHGPYRDMADLSRRAGLSADQLEALASAGALDSLGMNRREALWQAGDAALERKGQLPGTHVAVQPPLLPELSPLENVAYDMWATGISTDDHPMRHARGSLDSRGVLQVERLSQVESGTRVEVAGVVTHRQRPQTAQGITFVNLEDESGILNVICSVGLWKRYRRVARESSALIVRGFLERTPEGVTNLVADKLEPLVLVAKSSSRDFR
- the rsfS gene encoding ribosome silencing factor — protein: MTAHEQSVLLARHAARAAADKLAEDIIALDVSERLALTDIFLIASAPTERQVNAIVDGIEEELLKQDLRPVRREGRSEGRWVLLDYADIVVHVQHSEDRVFYALERLWRDCPVVDLDLGDDASAKAPAVEES